The DNA sequence attattattctgTAAGTTGTTTGTCTGGCTTACTTACCTAATCAAGCTAACACTCAAGAGCTTCCCATGGCAAATTAATGATCAAATGCGCATAATTGCTCAGGTTTCTTTCCACCCCcgaaatcaaataataatatgagtTACCTGTAGGGCAAAGTTCCTTGGTCTAAACTTTCGAGACTTGGGATTTCATAAAAGTCTTGATAATTTTCAGAAATGAAATAATACAATGAGTTCGTACCTAGGCTTTCTTCAGGGTAGAATAAAAATCAGAAGTCTGCAGAAAACTAAGAACATGCCTAACTGTTAGCTCCTGCTCGTGTGTttcaaaaacatttttcttCCATACATGGTTCCCTGAATTATGCAGTATGGTTccctagtaccttatttgaaataaatatatacattctGCTTGGCAAAGTAAAACAAACATCTTAGATAAACTTTGACCAATTAGAAAGTTATACATGAGTTGTTGGTTTACTTCAATGCAAAACAAACATCTTAGATAAACTTTGATTAGATAagcctataaatatatataaaatccttTTCTTTGAATCATACAGAGATGTCCTATTCCTTATGCAACATAACTATGCCTACAGAAATATCCACAACCTACAAGCAACCTCCAACTCTTAATCATGATATAAGGATGGTATAACATAAAATTGCCAtccttatatataacataaagaGTTGAGTAGAGCCCTTTTTTGTTTATCAGAGGTGGCTTGCTGGATGGTTACAAGGGAGGGGCAAGCTGCACGAATccttaatttatatttgaaaactatACTGagacaacacacacacacacatatatatatatatatatatatatagctttcttTGATAGAGATACAAACACATACACTAGAGAGGCTGTTGGGTGACACTGTTCTCATACTGgtgctttttatatatttgttttttttttttttttctttctaatttcaaACTTCAATTTAATACATGCTTGCCTTAGATGTGCACATTCTGTTGTGATTTTGCGTAATTCATGTGTTGTGGAGCCCTTTTCGCTATGTGTGGAATCTTGAACGCCATGGTTTTGTGTAATCCTTTCGCACCTGTTTTAACGCTTGAGAGATTATGCGCGGATGCGATTGTTGCGCTTTTAAAATATGTGAATAATCCTAGACAAAAAGCTTGCTGCATGAACTACCTTCGACGCTGCTCAAAAATTTTACTTCTCTCCTACTTCGCACCGTGCTCGGTGGATGTCCAACTCAAACCCAAGCGTATATATCTCTGTGGTCTTGTTTCTGCTAGTGAACTAAAAATCTGTTTATACAAGTATTTATGTCTTCCGAATACATatggtataaattatatttagtaTTTCTTAAATTTCAGCTCATTAAATTATAACCATAGCGGTGCAAAAAGGCGAGAGCGCATCATGCTACATCCTTGCTCCGTTTCTTCCTGCTTGGCTGATAGTGGTTGTCCGTTGCCAGATATTTCTTAAAgttctatttatatatgaatGCCGGAGGCAACAAAGttctaataatttaattaagttGTTTGTGTGGCTTATTTACCTATACTCTGTAAGAGGGCTTCCACCAATGAGCTTCCCCTAACACTTGGCAAACCAACGATCAATGGTGCATAATTGTTCAATCCTGCTCTCAGGGAGAGGGTAATCAACACCATTGCTCAGGTTTCTTCCCAccaccaaaatcaaaatcaaaatcaaaatcataagAAAACAAGTTACCTATCATTGGCCATGGGGCAATTCTTTCTTGGTCTAAACTTAAGTGAATTGACttatcaaacaaattaaaagaaaaaagaaaaaagacttgGTTTTCATATCAAGGGTCTTGATAATTTTAGGGTCATCTTGTTCGCCCAATAACTATGGATCCTAAGTGACAATCTACCAACTTCAGACACGCAAATCATGCAAACATCCTTTAGAAATGAAATAATACAATGAATTTGCCCCTAGGCTTTCTtcagggaaaaataaaaatctaacctCCGTAAAGAATAAGAACGAAACTGCCTGCCTATCTCCTGCTCTTGTGTTACAAAAACATGTTTCTACATTTGGTTTCAAGGATTATGCAGCATGGTTCCCAAGCTGTGTCCGTCCGATATAAGACAACCTTGCTGATGGTATTAATGGAGCTTCTTCATCCACATTTGAATCAGACGCAGAACCAGCCCCTCCAACAGAATCACCACTATTATTGGGCATGAATATATCTGATGACTTCTTCTCAAACTTCCATTCCTGTATTATTAGCCAATATGCAAAAAAATCCTATTTTAGATGGTAGCCACTGAATAAGTAGTGTTTATAGTAAATGCTCCCATCTCCATCTAGATGATTGCCAACTCTGTTAAATAACCAACTAAAAACTTGTAATGAATTCTATCAGTTGGTACAACATGCTAAGGCATCAATGGGGttataaactttatttttgGGAGCAAATTTCAATTCAGTAGATACTATACTTCATGGAggttgaaatataataatcagcCTCAAGAAATCAAGGATTATTGAGAAGATTAACCTTCGCCATTCTTTCTGAAAGATTATCAGCAGGTAATTGTGATGCACGAACATCCTTGACCTTTATGTAGTTGTACATAACCACACCACAGAGTGCTGCAAGGAGGGAGGAGTCTATTGTTAACTCAAAGTACAAATTGGGAAAAGATTTAAATGTGGTTAGAACTAGAAACTTCCAATTCTAATGAATAGAGCATTACCAATTGCATAACCGATTATATTCAGCCCTGTTATGGTAGACTCCGGAAAAATAACAGTTGAAAGGGCTATGAGTATCCAATCTTTTAAAACACCTGCAACCCGGATGGTAACTGCTCCAGTTCTACCAATTACTAAGAAGATGGAGAAGTTCAAGGCCAAAGCACAAAGAGCATTGGTCAAAAAGATCCAGAAGTTGAACTGAATCTGTGAAACTTCCATTGCAGGCTTCTCCAATAGAAACCAAGGTACAAACAGAAACACAAAACTgcaaaaatgaacaaatatgagaaaatgaaaaaagctAGATTCTATTATTTATAAGCGCATTCTAGGGATAATATCACTGTCAAAGATCTAGAGTTCAAGATCAGTTTATGATTAATGAGGCTGTCATATATTATGCTACTTCTTACTTTTCTCAACATTAAAAATCATACAAACACtaaaaaatgttataacttATTCAGTAAAAACAAGTCCAGAAGCATCAAAATGCACACCTGCATGGAGCAATATAATATAAGCTGGTAATAGGATTTAGAGTCAAGCCCTTTTTCTGCAGAAGGACTTGTGTTAAGACCAGCCTAAGAGCTTCTGCAAAGATGCCCGTAACCTGGTAAACTGTACCAACTACAT is a window from the Ziziphus jujuba cultivar Dongzao chromosome 11, ASM3175591v1 genome containing:
- the LOC107433382 gene encoding probable sugar phosphate/phosphate translocator At3g17430 isoform X1, with translation MINKPLVLTYLYLFIYILLSSGVILYNKWVLSPKYFNFPLPISLTMIHMGFSGVVAFFLVRVFKVVSPVKMTFEIYATCVIPISAFFASSLWFGNTAYLHISVAFIQMLKALMPVATFIMAIMCGTDKPRCDVFWNMVLVSVGVVISSYGEIHFNVVGTVYQVTGIFAEALRLVLTQVLLQKKGLTLNPITSLYYIAPCSFVFLFVPWFLLEKPAMEVSQIQFNFWIFLTNALCALALNFSIFLVIGRTGAVTIRVAGVLKDWILIALSTVIFPESTITGLNIIGYAIALCGVVMYNYIKVKDVRASQLPADNLSERMAKEWKFEKKSSDIFMPNNSGDSVGGAGSASDSNVDEEAPLIPSARLSYIGRTQLGNHAA
- the LOC107433382 gene encoding probable sugar phosphate/phosphate translocator At3g17430 isoform X2; its protein translation is MINKPLVLTYLYLFIYILLSSGVILYNKWVLSPKYFNFPLPISLTMIHMGFSGVVAFFLVRVFKVVSPVKMTFEMFGNTAYLHISVAFIQMLKALMPVATFIMAIMCGTDKPRCDVFWNMVLVSVGVVISSYGEIHFNVVGTVYQVTGIFAEALRLVLTQVLLQKKGLTLNPITSLYYIAPCSFVFLFVPWFLLEKPAMEVSQIQFNFWIFLTNALCALALNFSIFLVIGRTGAVTIRVAGVLKDWILIALSTVIFPESTITGLNIIGYAIALCGVVMYNYIKVKDVRASQLPADNLSERMAKEWKFEKKSSDIFMPNNSGDSVGGAGSASDSNVDEEAPLIPSARLSYIGRTQLGNHAA